In Amycolatopsis coloradensis, one genomic interval encodes:
- a CDS encoding SRPBCC domain-containing protein — MAKESEVRFEGFLPTTPADSWAAITTGSGGWLWPIQYEPRDGGAESGLTPDGGMVTVWKPSQRFVTYAEDESGWFNTLEYVLEPKDGGTYLRYEHTTVLDDWDVEYDACRQHTSFYYHSLSEYLKHFNRRQAKYFKANAPEASKAPKAFEAVRAAIGAKAVGDRVYLDVPGVEGVVDYLTPAFIGVRTEDALYRFYGRNVWGWPVGIGHHLFAEDADADEAAKAWTAWLNDLYA; from the coding sequence ATGGCGAAGGAATCCGAGGTCCGCTTCGAGGGCTTCCTCCCCACCACACCCGCGGACAGCTGGGCCGCGATCACCACGGGCAGCGGCGGCTGGCTCTGGCCGATCCAGTACGAACCCCGCGACGGCGGCGCCGAGTCCGGCCTCACCCCGGACGGCGGCATGGTCACCGTCTGGAAGCCGTCACAGCGCTTCGTCACCTACGCGGAAGACGAGAGCGGCTGGTTCAACACGCTCGAATACGTCCTCGAACCGAAGGACGGGGGCACGTATCTGCGCTACGAACACACCACCGTCCTCGACGACTGGGACGTCGAATACGACGCGTGCCGGCAGCACACGTCGTTCTACTACCACTCGCTGAGCGAGTACCTGAAGCACTTCAACCGGCGTCAGGCGAAGTACTTCAAGGCCAACGCCCCCGAAGCGTCGAAGGCTCCGAAGGCGTTCGAGGCCGTCCGGGCGGCGATAGGTGCGAAGGCCGTGGGCGACCGGGTGTATCTCGATGTCCCCGGCGTCGAGGGCGTCGTCGACTACCTGACACCGGCCTTCATCGGCGTCCGGACCGAAGACGCGCTGTACCGCTTCTACGGCCGGAACGTCTGGGGCTGGCCTGTCGGCATCGGGCACCACCTGTTCGCCGAAGACGCCGACGCGGACGAGGCCGCGAAGGCGTGGACGGCCTGGCTGAACGACCTGTACGCCTAG